Part of the Streptomyces sp. HSG2 genome, TGGCGCGCATGACCTCGTCGACCGCCCGGACCATGACGTTCGGGTCGGCCATGGCGAGGGCGAGCTGGTCGGGGTTGCGCAGGAACAGCAGCACCCCGAAGTCGAGGTGGGAGGCGAGCCCGGACAGGCCGGTGAACAGCAGCGTGACCGCGTGCAGTCCGATCTCCTCGTCGGTGAGGCCGGAGTCGATGAAGCGGGAGATCACGTCGTCGCCGGGTTCGTCACGGCGTTTGGCGCCGAGCTCGGCGGCGTAGCCGAACAGGGCGTCCATGCCGGACTCGGCGTGCTGCCGGTCGGTGTCGCCGACGGTGTCCATCATGGCGAGCAGCCGCCGGCGGTCCTCGGCGGGGACGCCGACCATGTCGCACAGCGCCTGCTGGGAGTACTCCATCGAGTAGGACTCGTGCAGGTCCGCGGTCGGGCCGGCGGCGATGATCCCGTCGAGCGTGGCATGCGCGATCACCTCGACGCGGGAGCGGCGGTCGAGGACCTTCCGGGCGGCGAAGCTCTTGGTGTACAGGACGCGCTTGTTCTCGTGGGCGCGCCGCTCGGTCTCCACGTCGTCGCTGGTGACGAGCATGTCCAGCATCGGGTTGCGGAAGAACCGGGGCGCGTTCTGCGGATCCTTTCGCGAGCGGCCGAGGCGGTGGTCCTGCAGCAGCGCCTTGACCTCGGCGTGGCGGGTCACCAGCCACCCCTCGTCGCCGGCGGGCGTGAGGATGCGGCACACGGGGGCCTGTTCCTGCAGACGCAGGCGGATGTCGCTGAAGGCGAGGATCGAGGGCTGTTCGACCCCGATCAGGGGCGGTTGCTGCGCGGTGGACATGGGTTCCTTCCGACTGGTGGGAATGGCTGGGTCCCGCTGGTGGGGGTGGCTAGGGCCGGTCGGTGGCCAGGGTGGTGAGCCAGTCCTCGATCACGCCGGCGGTCAGGGCGGCGTCCTCCTTGACCATGGCCATGTGGTCGGTGGGCACGATGCGGATCTCGTCCGCGGGTACGGACACCTCCTGGCCGGTGGTCGTGAACTCCGTGCCGTCCACCTCCCGGCCGCACCGCACGAGCAGCTTCGGCACGGTGGGGTGCAGGCCGGTGTCGGTGATGCGGACGAACCAGTGGGCCATC contains:
- a CDS encoding cytochrome P450, which gives rise to MSTAQQPPLIGVEQPSILAFSDIRLRLQEQAPVCRILTPAGDEGWLVTRHAEVKALLQDHRLGRSRKDPQNAPRFFRNPMLDMLVTSDDVETERRAHENKRVLYTKSFAARKVLDRRSRVEVIAHATLDGIIAAGPTADLHESYSMEYSQQALCDMVGVPAEDRRRLLAMMDTVGDTDRQHAESGMDALFGYAAELGAKRRDEPGDDVISRFIDSGLTDEEIGLHAVTLLFTGLSGLASHLDFGVLLFLRNPDQLALAMADPNVMVRAVDEVMRATIGSPVLPRYASEDIEIGGVTIAEGDLVMLDFSLANHDARAFEEPSRFDVTRTPNPHFTFGHGMRHCTGAPLVRIILAVAYTALFSRLPSLRLAVPEAELESHPGGRLAGGLARFPVTW